The following proteins are co-located in the Candidatus Paracaedibacter acanthamoebae genome:
- a CDS encoding cold-shock protein, translating into MEKTGTVKWFNAEKGYGFIVLDDKSPDAFVHIKEVEKAGLTSLSENQRVRFDLQENKGKMAVINLKLI; encoded by the coding sequence ATGGAAAAAACAGGAACGGTTAAGTGGTTTAACGCAGAAAAGGGATATGGTTTTATTGTTCTCGATGATAAATCCCCAGATGCTTTCGTACACATTAAGGAAGTTGAAAAAGCAGGTCTTACTTCTCTTAGTGAGAATCAGAGAGTCAGGTTTGATTTGCAGGAAAACAAAGGGAAAATGGCTGTTATTAATTTAAAACTTATCTAG
- a CDS encoding IS110 family transposase, whose product MSSYHSFIGIDISKADFVVAIHGLKITTIYPNTPLGWRNFLTEHQDLSEALVILETTGGYELGLALFLLEQGVKVHRADTRKVKNFIRSWGQLGKSDRIDALGLAGYGSERHAHLPLFQPRQEHHQQLYELIQRRLDLKQMLVQEKNRLHLPASPAILKSYQTLILCLETQLTEIEGLLEKLLQTDPVLSQRYHTLQEIAGVGPIVATTLLGLLPELGTLNRRQIANLAGLAPHPCESGKAVGYRRTKGGRVDVKRILFMAAMTARRTDSPLKAFYENLIKRGKKKMVALTALMRKIVIIANAKLKSLQT is encoded by the coding sequence ATTTCATCTTATCATAGCTTTATTGGGATTGATATCTCCAAAGCAGACTTTGTCGTTGCCATCCATGGCCTAAAAATAACGACAATATACCCAAATACTCCCTTAGGGTGGCGTAATTTTTTAACGGAGCACCAAGATTTATCTGAGGCTTTAGTGATTTTAGAAACGACAGGAGGTTATGAACTGGGACTCGCTCTCTTTCTATTAGAGCAGGGAGTAAAAGTTCATAGAGCCGATACTCGCAAGGTTAAAAACTTTATCCGCTCTTGGGGACAACTGGGAAAATCGGATCGTATTGACGCTTTAGGTCTTGCTGGATATGGCTCCGAGCGCCACGCTCATCTACCTCTCTTCCAACCCCGCCAAGAACATCATCAACAACTTTACGAGCTGATTCAGCGGCGCCTCGACCTTAAACAAATGCTTGTCCAGGAAAAGAATCGTCTGCACCTGCCCGCCAGTCCAGCCATCCTCAAAAGCTATCAGACTCTTATCCTTTGCTTGGAAACGCAACTCACTGAAATTGAAGGCCTTTTGGAGAAACTTCTTCAGACTGACCCTGTTCTTAGCCAGCGCTATCACACTCTCCAGGAGATTGCAGGAGTCGGTCCTATCGTAGCCACCACTCTTTTGGGATTACTGCCGGAACTGGGAACTCTGAACCGACGCCAAATAGCCAACCTTGCAGGATTAGCTCCTCATCCTTGTGAAAGCGGGAAAGCAGTGGGCTATAGAAGGACGAAAGGAGGCAGAGTCGATGTTAAACGCATTCTCTTTATGGCTGCTATGACAGCCAGGAGAACTGATAGTCCTCTTAAGGCTTTTTATGAAAACCTTATCAAAAGAGGTAAAAAGAAAATGGTCGCTTTGACGGCTCTTATGCGTAAAATCGTCATCATTGCTAATGCTAAACTTAAATCTTTACAAACATAG